A single region of the Mycoplasma mycoides subsp. mycoides SC str. PG1 genome encodes:
- a CDS encoding PolC-type DNA polymerase III → MQTKILGIFKKIGIELDQTDYIYFKDAILVETPRISQIKNKGYLHVEIKDFLPIDVLKKIEDKLKNNQYFNFKLIIDVKNQQFNKDLLIQYLEFIKMHKSLFNNRASWKLLDIYNFELINNQLVFLVNSQTIKNEISLELDYCLAKLNQFGFKDLSYLINVNEISLDTLDTKQQINKTYDKPEYEQQIIKPIEKKPSVNNSYKNKRPSLDKPSYNSLLDVEDDAQNIVIQGMVINKEFKLSKTGRKIFYIDITDFQSSIRCMYFAKSDALCEFDDLTEDELKSKEIEQIKENKIQINDWISVKGKTSLSVYDQEQIFYIDDFKKIKKQVGLRIDDAKIKRVELHAHTKMSVMDGVSDPIDYLELISSWNHKAIAFTDHTNVQAFPDIYKALNSVNKKRSDQDKIKAIYGLEMNMLNNDLWYVKNPKNQKLKDARMVFFDLETTGLSPELDEIIEFGAIEYNLKTGERKKIDILIKPKTKLKAFTQKLTNITEKMLEDKPSIEQAFKQINEIIKDAILVAHNANFDFTFLSYWSEKLGYSKLENTIIDTLTISRIIYPDLKSHRLGSLAKRVNISYDPSIAHRGDYDADILADIYERMLDETRKKIKIITDSDWNKIDPINYADNLNYYKNKGFHTNILVKNQAGLKELYKLVTKSHTTNFYSSPKIFKDDLIQIKQNNNLLFGASCVNSEIFELARTSTLENLKQAISFYDYIEVQPISVYKNLLQNDSLDLDQLKEIITNIINIAKQENKLVVASSDCHYTNPELKQIREVYINAKGLGGIRHPLFDFNNRVKDYPDQHLRTTKEMLKEFEWLNDDDLINEIVITNSNKIADMIDSNVIPIKDGLFTPKIANVNEKLKDKCYQTAKQMYGEMLPEIVEKRLEKELGSITKHGFAIVYWISHLLVKQSLDDGYLVGSRGSVGSSFVATMAQITEVNPLKAHYRCLNCKYSDFNTDPAYKCGYDLPEKNCPNCNQKLIGDGHDIPFETFLGFNGDKVPDIDLNFSGEYQNQAHNFTKKMFGENNVFRAGTISTVAEKTAFGYVKTYFEETKRDASLPRKTEINRLAKLAQGVKRTTGQHPGGIIILPNEYEIEDFTPVNYPADDLNSTWKTTHFDFHSIHDNLLKMDILGHDDPTALKMLRDLTNIDPITIPTDDKNVYSLFSSLQALNLTSDKINDEITGAIGIPEFGTGFVRNMLKETQPKTFADLVQISGLSHGTDVWLGNARDLIKDKKADISTVIGCRDDIMVYLINMGLESSLAFMIMESVRKGKGLKKEWIDVMKQYNVPDWYIDSCLKIKYMFPKAHATAYVLMAYRIAWYKIYYPTEYYATYLTTRADVFDLKTVLGGYDAVLLKLKSQQQRVKNGEKLSKKEEDLEVVYEVLLEMFARGIKFSNIDFEKSEATKFKVDILQDNSKIIIPPFNVIDSLGEAVALSIINARNTKPITSVNDLKNRTQTTQTQIKIFEEFNILDSLSVDEQLAFDF, encoded by the coding sequence ATGCAAACAAAAATACTTGGTATTTTTAAAAAAATCGGTATTGAATTAGATCAAACTGATTATATTTATTTTAAAGATGCTATTTTAGTTGAAACTCCTAGAATTTCTCAAATTAAAAACAAAGGTTATTTACATGTTGAAATTAAAGATTTTTTACCAATTGATGTTTTAAAAAAAATTGAAGACAAACTAAAAAATAATCAATATTTTAATTTCAAATTAATTATTGATGTTAAAAACCAACAATTTAATAAAGACTTATTAATTCAGTATTTAGAATTTATTAAAATGCATAAGTCTTTATTTAATAACCGTGCTTCTTGAAAATTATTAGATATTTATAATTTTGAATTAATTAATAATCAATTAGTATTTTTAGTAAATAGTCAAACTATTAAAAATGAAATTAGTTTAGAACTTGATTATTGTTTAGCTAAATTAAATCAGTTTGGATTTAAAGATTTAAGTTATTTAATTAATGTTAATGAAATTAGTTTAGATACTTTAGATACAAAACAACAAATTAATAAAACTTATGATAAACCTGAATATGAACAACAAATAATTAAACCAATTGAAAAAAAACCTAGTGTAAATAATAGTTATAAAAACAAAAGACCTAGTTTAGATAAACCTAGTTATAATTCTTTATTAGATGTTGAAGACGATGCTCAAAATATTGTTATTCAAGGAATGGTTATTAATAAAGAGTTTAAATTATCAAAAACTGGAAGAAAAATTTTTTATATAGATATAACTGATTTTCAATCTTCAATTAGATGTATGTATTTTGCAAAAAGTGATGCATTATGTGAATTTGATGATTTAACTGAAGATGAATTAAAATCAAAAGAAATTGAACAAATTAAAGAAAATAAAATTCAAATCAATGATTGAATTAGTGTTAAAGGAAAAACTAGTTTATCTGTATATGACCAAGAGCAAATCTTTTATATAGATGATTTTAAAAAAATCAAAAAACAAGTTGGTTTGAGAATTGATGATGCAAAAATCAAACGTGTTGAATTACATGCGCATACTAAAATGAGTGTAATGGATGGAGTTAGTGATCCAATTGATTATTTAGAACTTATTAGTAGTTGAAATCATAAAGCAATTGCATTTACAGATCATACAAATGTTCAAGCTTTTCCAGATATTTATAAAGCTTTAAATAGTGTTAATAAAAAACGTAGTGATCAAGATAAAATTAAAGCTATTTATGGATTAGAAATGAACATGTTAAATAATGATTTATGATATGTTAAAAATCCAAAAAACCAAAAACTAAAAGATGCTAGAATGGTCTTTTTTGACTTAGAAACTACTGGGTTAAGTCCTGAATTAGATGAAATCATTGAATTTGGTGCTATTGAATATAATTTAAAAACTGGTGAAAGAAAAAAAATAGATATTTTAATTAAACCAAAAACAAAATTAAAAGCATTTACTCAAAAACTAACTAACATTACTGAAAAAATGTTAGAAGATAAACCAAGTATTGAACAAGCTTTTAAACAAATAAATGAAATTATAAAAGATGCTATTTTAGTTGCTCATAATGCTAATTTTGACTTTACATTTTTATCTTATTGATCTGAAAAACTAGGTTATAGTAAATTAGAAAATACTATTATTGATACTTTAACAATTTCAAGAATTATTTATCCTGATTTAAAATCACACAGATTAGGATCATTAGCAAAAAGAGTAAATATCTCATATGATCCAAGTATTGCTCACCGTGGAGATTATGATGCTGATATCTTAGCTGATATTTATGAAAGAATGCTAGATGAAACTAGAAAAAAAATCAAAATTATAACAGATAGTGATTGAAATAAAATAGATCCAATTAATTATGCTGATAATTTAAATTATTATAAAAACAAAGGTTTTCATACTAACATTTTAGTTAAAAACCAAGCAGGATTAAAAGAGTTATATAAACTAGTTACAAAATCACATACTACTAATTTTTATTCATCTCCAAAAATCTTTAAAGATGATTTAATTCAAATTAAACAAAATAATAATTTATTGTTTGGAGCAAGTTGTGTTAATAGTGAAATTTTTGAACTCGCTAGAACTAGTACATTAGAAAATTTAAAACAAGCAATTAGTTTTTATGATTATATAGAAGTTCAACCAATTAGTGTTTATAAAAACTTATTACAAAATGACTCACTAGATTTAGATCAATTAAAAGAAATAATTACAAATATTATTAATATAGCAAAACAAGAAAATAAACTAGTTGTTGCAAGTAGTGATTGTCATTATACAAATCCTGAACTAAAACAAATTAGAGAAGTTTATATTAATGCTAAAGGACTTGGTGGAATTAGACATCCATTATTTGATTTTAATAACAGAGTTAAAGATTATCCTGATCAACATTTAAGAACTACAAAAGAAATGCTAAAAGAGTTTGAATGACTTAATGATGATGATTTAATTAATGAAATTGTAATTACTAATTCAAATAAAATAGCAGATATGATAGATAGTAATGTTATTCCAATTAAAGATGGTTTATTTACTCCAAAAATTGCTAATGTTAATGAAAAATTAAAAGATAAGTGTTATCAAACAGCAAAACAAATGTATGGAGAAATGCTTCCAGAAATTGTTGAAAAAAGATTAGAAAAAGAACTAGGTTCAATTACAAAACATGGATTTGCGATTGTTTATTGAATTTCTCATTTATTAGTAAAACAATCACTAGATGATGGTTATTTAGTAGGATCGCGTGGATCTGTTGGTTCATCATTTGTAGCAACAATGGCTCAAATTACAGAAGTTAATCCTTTAAAAGCTCACTATAGATGTTTAAATTGTAAATATTCAGATTTTAATACAGATCCAGCTTATAAGTGTGGATATGATTTACCAGAAAAAAATTGTCCTAATTGTAATCAAAAATTAATTGGAGATGGTCATGATATTCCATTTGAAACTTTTTTAGGTTTTAATGGAGATAAAGTTCCAGATATTGATTTAAACTTTTCTGGTGAATATCAAAACCAAGCTCATAATTTTACTAAAAAAATGTTTGGTGAAAATAATGTTTTTAGAGCTGGAACAATCTCAACAGTTGCTGAAAAAACAGCTTTTGGTTATGTAAAAACTTATTTTGAAGAAACTAAAAGAGATGCAAGTTTACCAAGAAAAACTGAAATTAATAGATTAGCAAAACTAGCTCAAGGAGTAAAAAGAACAACTGGTCAACATCCAGGTGGAATTATTATTCTACCAAATGAGTATGAAATTGAAGATTTTACTCCAGTAAATTATCCAGCTGATGATTTGAATTCAACTTGAAAAACAACACATTTTGATTTTCACTCAATTCACGATAATTTATTAAAAATGGATATTTTAGGTCATGATGATCCAACTGCTTTAAAAATGTTAAGAGATTTAACAAATATTGATCCAATTACTATTCCAACTGATGATAAAAATGTTTATTCATTATTTTCATCTTTACAAGCTTTAAATTTAACTTCAGATAAAATTAATGATGAAATCACTGGAGCTATTGGAATACCTGAATTTGGAACTGGTTTTGTTAGAAATATGTTAAAAGAAACTCAACCAAAAACTTTTGCAGATCTAGTACAAATTTCTGGTCTTTCACATGGTACTGATGTTTGACTAGGTAATGCTAGAGATTTAATTAAAGATAAAAAAGCAGATATTTCTACAGTTATTGGATGTAGAGATGATATTATGGTTTATTTAATAAATATGGGATTAGAAAGTTCTTTAGCTTTTATGATTATGGAATCAGTTAGAAAAGGTAAAGGATTAAAAAAAGAATGGATCGATGTAATGAAACAATATAATGTTCCAGATTGATACATTGATTCATGTTTAAAAATTAAATATATGTTTCCAAAAGCACATGCTACAGCTTATGTGTTAATGGCTTATAGAATTGCTTGATATAAAATCTATTATCCAACTGAATATTATGCAACCTATCTAACAACAAGAGCTGATGTGTTTGATTTAAAAACAGTGCTTGGTGGTTATGATGCAGTTTTATTAAAATTAAAATCTCAGCAACAAAGAGTAAAAAATGGAGAAAAATTATCTAAAAAAGAAGAAGATTTAGAAGTTGTTTATGAAGTTTTATTAGAAATGTTTGCAAGAGGAATTAAATTTAGTAATATTGATTTTGAAAAATCTGAAGCTACTAAATTTAAAGTAGACATTTTACAAGATAACTCTAAAATAATTATTCCACCATTTAATGTAATTGATTCACTAGGTGAAGCCGTGGCACTTTCAATAATTAATGCAAGAAATACAAAACCAATTACTTCAGTTAATGATTTAAAAAACAGAACACAAACTACACAAACTCAAATTAAAATTTTTGAAGAATTTAATATTTTAGATTCATTATCAGTTGATGAACAACTTGCTTTTGATTTCTAA
- a CDS encoding phosphatidate cytidylyltransferase produces MNTIITKDENKIKQIKKNLKTRLISATILVLLLGVYLAFPILYYFTNDSSSKLIITYNVISLVWSSCVLFLSIRELLISFEIKNLDQKLFIEILTVILFWIPFSNIETKIPVYNDLNLKEYWYLIVIAIGLYLFLITFFLMKFCNKNIYQATKIVFVLLIMVLAFKAINFLGFLKAHNKILYGFSSIIWIWATIILTDSFAYLFGIRFGKHKLAPTISPKKTWEGAIGGFFSSVIINLIWVLTIFFIPWTKSFAPFIGMYDLLLKDDNLMLITYIFLTVLVSLFTQFGDLIFSYIKRSIDIKDFSNLIPGHGGILDRLDSFYFVFFIIYIILHISLTFNRI; encoded by the coding sequence ATGAATACAATTATTACTAAAGATGAAAATAAAATCAAACAAATTAAAAAAAATTTAAAAACAAGACTAATTTCAGCAACAATTTTAGTATTGTTATTGGGTGTTTATTTAGCATTTCCAATATTGTATTACTTTACTAATGATAGTTCTTCTAAACTTATAATTACTTATAATGTAATTTCATTAGTTTGAAGTAGTTGTGTATTATTTTTATCAATTAGAGAGTTATTAATTTCATTTGAAATTAAAAATTTAGATCAAAAACTATTTATTGAAATTTTAACAGTCATTTTATTTTGAATTCCATTTAGTAATATTGAAACAAAAATCCCAGTTTATAATGATTTAAACTTAAAAGAATATTGATATTTAATAGTAATTGCAATTGGTTTATACTTATTTTTAATTACCTTTTTTTTAATGAAATTTTGTAATAAAAACATTTATCAAGCAACTAAAATTGTCTTTGTTTTATTAATTATGGTTCTTGCTTTTAAAGCAATTAATTTTTTAGGTTTTTTAAAAGCACATAACAAAATTTTGTATGGATTTAGTTCTATTATTTGAATATGAGCAACTATTATTCTAACTGATAGTTTTGCTTATTTATTTGGAATTAGATTTGGTAAACACAAATTAGCTCCAACTATTAGTCCTAAAAAAACTTGAGAAGGAGCAATTGGTGGATTTTTTTCTAGTGTAATTATTAATTTAATTTGAGTTTTAACTATCTTTTTTATTCCATGAACAAAAAGTTTTGCCCCATTTATAGGAATGTATGATTTATTGTTAAAAGATGATAATTTAATGTTAATAACTTATATATTTTTAACTGTTTTAGTTTCTTTATTTACTCAATTTGGAGATTTAATTTTTAGTTATATTAAAAGAAGTATCGATATTAAAGATTTTTCTAATTTAATCCCAGGTCATGGTGGAATTTTAGATAGATTAGATTCATTTTATTTTGTCTTTTTTATCATTTATATAATTTTACATATTAGTCTAACATTTAATAGAATATAG
- a CDS encoding M24 family metallopeptidase, giving the protein MTKHEIINELLEKNNADAILLYSPENRYWFSKFHSSLGYLIITKTQSHLFLDGRYITAARNNKNINKDIQLHHFSKSLKQDLIDILNQNNVKTLAFESDWTYFEQYQAYKDHWFKDFNLIGINCSKIRMIKDDWEIANIKKACDITDQVFQAALDFIKPGITEKQLQRFIDDKFLEFGADKISFDTIIASGVNGSMPHAVPSDKVINNNELITIDMGCFYNGYCSDQTRTIALGDVDPKLVEIYNIVYEAQSLGISLVKEGVIAGDIHKQVYDFIDKKGYGKYFDHGLGHGIGVEIHEEPSVGSTGSEVLKENMTITIEPGIYIPDLGGVRIEDDVLVTKTGCKLLTSSPRILLKLQK; this is encoded by the coding sequence ATGACTAAACATGAAATAATTAATGAATTATTAGAAAAAAATAATGCTGATGCAATTTTGTTATATTCACCTGAAAATAGATACTGATTTTCTAAATTTCACTCTTCACTTGGATATTTAATTATTACAAAAACTCAAAGTCACTTATTTTTAGATGGAAGATATATAACAGCTGCTAGAAACAATAAAAATATTAATAAAGATATTCAATTGCATCATTTTTCAAAAAGCTTAAAACAAGACTTAATAGATATATTAAATCAAAATAATGTAAAAACTTTAGCATTTGAGTCTGATTGAACTTATTTTGAACAATACCAAGCTTATAAAGATCACTGATTTAAAGATTTTAATTTAATAGGAATTAATTGTTCTAAAATAAGAATGATAAAAGATGACTGAGAAATTGCAAACATAAAAAAAGCTTGTGATATTACAGATCAAGTATTTCAAGCAGCTCTTGATTTTATAAAACCAGGAATTACTGAAAAGCAATTACAAAGATTTATTGATGATAAATTTTTAGAATTTGGTGCTGATAAAATCAGTTTTGATACAATAATTGCTTCTGGAGTTAATGGAAGTATGCCTCATGCAGTTCCAAGTGATAAAGTAATTAATAATAATGAATTAATCACTATTGATATGGGTTGTTTTTATAATGGATATTGTTCAGATCAAACAAGAACAATTGCTTTAGGTGATGTTGATCCAAAACTAGTTGAAATTTATAATATTGTTTATGAAGCTCAAAGTCTAGGAATTAGTTTAGTTAAAGAAGGTGTAATTGCTGGAGATATTCATAAACAAGTTTATGATTTTATAGATAAAAAAGGATATGGAAAATATTTTGATCATGGATTAGGTCACGGAATTGGTGTTGAAATTCATGAAGAACCAAGTGTTGGATCAACTGGTAGTGAAGTTTTAAAAGAAAATATGACTATTACTATTGAACCAGGAATTTATATTCCAGATTTAGGTGGTGTAAGAATTGAAGATGATGTTTTAGTAACTAAAACTGGATGTAAATTATTAACTTCTTCACCAAGAATTCTATTAAAGTTACAAAAATAA
- the trpS gene encoding tryptophan--tRNA ligase has product MQKQIMVSGITPSGAMTLGNYLGVVKRFIQYQNEYDLFIFIANLHAITVPQEKEKLKKNTKEIAALYFACGLDINKTTIFLQSDVLEHAQLGWILTTNTSMGELSRMTQFKDKSLKAESINGKGYIPTGLFTYPALMAADILLYDPKYVPVGIDQKQHIEITRDIAIRMNNKYGEMFKIPEPLINSEIKIMDLQDPTKKMSKSSTNPKAIITMLDSIDEIKSKIKAAVTDSENLIKYDPINKPGISNLITIYCQLKNISIKQAEKHWENKNYKDLKDDVTQVLIDEIIPIQTKFKELYNSKQVEQWLELGANKARHIANKKLNKVQNLMGLNYNRK; this is encoded by the coding sequence ATGCAAAAACAAATAATGGTTTCAGGAATTACTCCAAGTGGAGCTATGACTTTGGGTAATTATTTAGGAGTAGTTAAAAGATTTATACAATATCAAAACGAATATGATTTATTCATTTTTATTGCTAATTTACACGCAATTACAGTACCTCAAGAAAAAGAAAAATTGAAAAAAAATACTAAAGAAATTGCTGCTTTGTATTTTGCTTGTGGACTAGATATTAATAAAACTACTATTTTTTTACAATCTGATGTTTTAGAACATGCTCAATTAGGTTGAATTTTAACAACTAACACTAGTATGGGTGAATTATCTAGAATGACTCAATTTAAAGATAAATCTTTAAAAGCTGAATCAATTAATGGAAAAGGATATATTCCAACAGGTTTATTTACTTATCCAGCTTTAATGGCAGCAGACATTTTATTATATGATCCAAAATATGTACCAGTTGGAATTGATCAAAAACAACACATTGAAATCACTAGAGATATTGCTATTAGAATGAATAATAAATATGGAGAAATGTTTAAAATTCCTGAACCTTTAATTAATAGTGAAATCAAAATTATGGACCTTCAAGATCCAACTAAAAAAATGTCTAAATCTAGTACTAATCCAAAAGCAATAATTACAATGTTAGATTCAATTGATGAAATTAAATCAAAAATTAAAGCAGCAGTTACTGATTCAGAAAATTTAATTAAATATGATCCAATCAATAAACCTGGGATTTCTAATTTAATTACTATTTATTGTCAGTTAAAAAATATTTCAATTAAACAAGCTGAAAAACATTGAGAAAACAAAAACTATAAGGATTTAAAAGATGATGTAACTCAAGTTCTAATTGATGAAATCATTCCAATTCAAACAAAATTTAAAGAATTATATAATTCAAAACAAGTTGAACAATGATTAGAACTTGGTGCTAATAAAGCTAGACATATTGCTAATAAAAAACTTAATAAAGTACAAAATTTAATGGGATTAAACTATAATAGAAAATAA